Within Pseudomonas brassicacearum, the genomic segment CAGCCTCAGCCACGGCAAGAATGCCGAGGTCTGGGACACCGACGGTAAACGCTACATCGATTTTGTCGGCGGCATCGGTGTGTTGAACCTCGGCCATTGCCATCCGCGCATCGTCGAGGCGATCCGTGAACAGGCCAGCCGGCTGACGCACTACGCATTCAATGCCGCCCCCCACGCGCCCTACATTGAATTGATGGAACGCCTGGCGGCGTTTATCCCGCTGGACTACCCCGTCAGCGGTATGCTCACCAACAGCGGCGCCGAGGCGGCGGAGAACGCCTTGAAGATCGTACGCGGCGCCACGGGCCGTACCGCCGTGATTGCGTTTGATGGCGCCTTTCACGGCCGCACCCTGGCGACCCTCAACCTCAACGGCAAGGTCGCGCCTTACAAACAGAAAGTCGGCGTCCTGCCCGGGCCGGTGTATCACCTGCCGTACCCCAGTAAGGACAACGGCGTCACCGGCGAAGAAGCCTTGAAGGCCATGGAGCGGTTGTTCAGTGTCGAGATCGACGTGAATGACGTGGCCTGTTTCATTGTCGAGCCGGTGCAGGGCGAGGCCGGTTTCCTGGCGATGGACGTGCCCTTCGCCCAGACCCTGCGGCAGTTCTGCGACGACAAAGGCATCGTGCTGATCATCGATGAGATCCAGTCCGGCTTCGGCCGCACCGGCCAGCGCTTTGCATTTTCACGGCTAGGCATCGAACCGGACCTGATCCTGCTCGGCAAAAGCATTGCCGGCGGCGTGCCCTTGGGCGCAGTGGTGGGACGCAAGGCGCTGCTGGACAACCTGCCCAAGGGCGGTCTGGGCGGCACTTATTCGGGTAACCCCATCGCCTGCGCCGCCGCCCTGGCGACCCTGGATGAAATGACCGACGCCAACCTGCACGCCTGGGGCTCGCAACAGGAGGAGGCGATCGTCAGCCGCTACCAATCCTGGCGCAGTCGTGGGCTGACGCCTTATCTCGGTCGCTTGACCGGCATCGGCGCGATGCGCGGCATCGAGCTGACCCACGCCGACGGCACCCCGGCCTCGGCACAACTGACGCAACTGCTGGCCCTGGCGCGGGAATCGGGCTTGCTGCTGATGCCCAGCGGAAAATCGCGGCACATCATTCGGCTGCTGGCGCCGTTGACGACCGAGCCGGCAGTGCTGGAGGAAGGGTTGGATATTCTGGAGGCGTGCCTGGCGCGACTGTCCTGAAATGCGCTGTTCCTGACCACGCAAAAAACCTGTGGGAGCGAGCTTGCTCGCGATAGCGTCAGGTCAGCCGACATCGATGTTGACTGACATACCGTCATCGCGAACAAGCCCGCTCCCACAAGGGTTCGGTGTCCATCCGTTGATCATGTGACAGGCAGTAAAAAACCGGCCGAAGCCGGTTTTTTTGTGCCCGCTGAATCAGAACGAAGCGTTCTGCAGGCCATCGAGGTAGCGCTCGGTGTCCAGGGCTGCCATGCAACCGGCACCGGCCGAGGTGATCGCCTGGCGGTAGACGTGGTCGGCCACGTCGCCGGCCGCGAAGATACCTTCGACGCTGGTGGCAGTGGCGTTGCCGTCACGGCCGCCCTTGACCACCAGGTAGCCGTCCTTGAGTTCCAGCTGGCCTTCGAACAGCGAGGTGTTCGGGGTGTGGCCGATGGCGATGAAGACGCCGTCAACCTTGATCTCGTCGAAGCTGCCGTCGTTGTTCTTCAGGCGGGCACCGGTCACGCCCATGTTGTCGCCCAGCACTTCGTCCAGGGTCGCGTTGAGCTTGAGGATGATCTTGCCTTCGGCGACACGGGCATTGAGCTTGTCG encodes:
- a CDS encoding aspartate aminotransferase family protein — its product is MSSETISQSISIVHPVSLSHGKNAEVWDTDGKRYIDFVGGIGVLNLGHCHPRIVEAIREQASRLTHYAFNAAPHAPYIELMERLAAFIPLDYPVSGMLTNSGAEAAENALKIVRGATGRTAVIAFDGAFHGRTLATLNLNGKVAPYKQKVGVLPGPVYHLPYPSKDNGVTGEEALKAMERLFSVEIDVNDVACFIVEPVQGEAGFLAMDVPFAQTLRQFCDDKGIVLIIDEIQSGFGRTGQRFAFSRLGIEPDLILLGKSIAGGVPLGAVVGRKALLDNLPKGGLGGTYSGNPIACAAALATLDEMTDANLHAWGSQQEEAIVSRYQSWRSRGLTPYLGRLTGIGAMRGIELTHADGTPASAQLTQLLALARESGLLLMPSGKSRHIIRLLAPLTTEPAVLEEGLDILEACLARLS